In Anopheles arabiensis isolate DONGOLA chromosome 2, AaraD3, whole genome shotgun sequence, the genomic window ATCTTGCTGCTCGATTGATTCCTGCTTTATCCCTGCCTTTATCAAATTACACAATATTCTGGAGTACATATATAGtagattcctttttttcttttttttcaggTGCTTAACATACTTTTTACCTCATCACTTCTTCTACTTACACAATTACTTCGTCTGTGGGGAGGGTAAGGAAAAGGTCATTTGGATTTAGATGCCTGTTCCTCGTGCGTGGTATGTTTGATGATCTTTATCTGATCGTAACATAACCCAAAACATTTGTAAAACACACCACACTAACGGCACAACTAAGGCGCACCTTTAGCACACCTTACaaagtattgaaaaaaaaaccagttcACACAAACCCATCATAAAAGAATGTCGCACGTGATGCACTTACGAGCATCTGTgttgattttctgtttttttgtcgaATAAGCATGCGAATAGAGTCAAAAcaacccaacacacacacacacacacacgcgcgaacTCAATATATTAGCATTGTGGTTAATTCATAATGCATTAAACTAACTACTGACAAAATAAGGTAGGAAAAATAACAGCAAAACTcgcgaaagaacaaaaaaagtgtaaaagaaACGTTTATTacaatttcatttgttttttttttatatttttatcctTTCCTTCACGAAGTGTGCTCCTCGATTTGGCGCACACCTCACACGCACGggcatacgcacacacacactacctaCATCCCTTCGTCCAAGTTTCCTCGTTTCTCCTCAAATTGACCAAATATTGCTGCccagcgggggggggggaggaggagaaaaTCCTCTTTTACATCCCGCAATTTATCATCATTATTTCGTCGTTCTTTTATTACATCAAAAACCATTCAGTATTTTTGCATCCTTGCATCACATGTATGGCGCGCATTTCCGCACTCAAATCGTAGCGCCATAAATGAACAACGATTTACTACTCGATTCacttttttccatttatttgCCTTTCATCCCGCTCGATTTCTctaacacgcgcacacactcacaacagTTGCAGCTGTTGGTTTTTTAATACGAAAAGTTCGAGGGAAAATTTACATGAACTTGTGTACGAATACGAATGACGACAATGTGTGTTAGGCAAATGACAGAGAAAACACACGAGAAACAACAATCTGGTTCCgatgatagttttttttttttaatcttcttCCTCTATTATACCACATTTCTTCCTTCCGTAGTAGTTTTTGGCTTACATTTACATAGTCGCGCCGAACATCACACACATTCAATCCTCTCCGCAGCATACGGGAGAACCAGAATGCATCAGTTCCACCATCATCTCCATGCACAcaaacgacaacgacgacgacgaccggaCGAGGAAAATAGCGAGTACATTAACATTACTTTACATAAATATATTACACTGCATGATCGCGGCACGTCATCGCCGGCGACACGATCAAATCAAACGcagatggtgtgtgtgtgtgagtgggtcgGTGCCAAATCCTGTGTACGGAGAGAGGCAAAAGGTAAGCCATAAGCCGTTGCCTTCCTTTTATTGCGaaaatgtgtgagtgtgtgagtgtgtgtgtgtgtgtgtgtgtgtgtgtgtgtgtgtgtgtgtgtgtgtgtgtgtgtgtgtgtgtgtgtgtgtgtgtgtgtgtgtgtgtgtgtgtgtgtgtgtgtgtatgtgtgctcccccccctcctccgTCGTTTTCCGTCTGCATTTACTGTAAACGTAACAAAACGCTACACCACCCAGTAGACCAGGTTGATTCCTGGTTCCGTTCTCCCTCCTTTCTTACAGCAGCTTTCTGTCGGATAAAATGATATCTACACTTGGTACTTTTCTCCCATGACTCAGGACGAAAAGTACAGCCATACTAATGAACCGTGTGAACCTGTGTTCTCCTTTTTGCTTAGTTGTCCGCGGTTCCGTGTACACATCCTGTTCGTTCCTACTATCTTAATTAcacattattatcattattattataattattaatataattattattttaattattattattataattattattattattattattagtattattttgGACGACCGTCCACAcagggacgacgacgacgacacccAGCCGCAACTGTTTTCTggctgtttatgtttgttttttttttcttcgtttttaatttatatatcACAACTGATAAAGTATTCCCTAAACACTAGTGCACGTTACATTCATGATGCGTCTCTCCCTCCTTCCGCCACTACTTACTACCCAGAAATTGTAAACATAATATATTGTTTCGTTTATCGTCTTCTGCTATGCtaaacacatttttgctttgtttttcttgatCCTTTTTTCTATACTTTCTACTACAGCTATATGTCTAGATACGTTCTACtatttatagtatttttttttaatttcctgcTAACATTCACACTTCGTCTGCTTTATAGTaatggtgtgtatgtgtctccTCCTTTCTTAACTACTCATTCCAATATCCCATCATGCTGGGGTGTCAGTTGCGACAAGGGATCGATCGTTTGATTGTTTCTATACACAAGATTTCTGGTGGTGCCGTTTAGCACAGGAGAGGGCGATGGGCTATGTTCTGAGTTATTCCATCACTACACCACTAACGCGTAAAGACGTTTGCACCACCGTCCACCATTCTTTTGAAGCGGCTAAACGCTACGAAGTAACGACTTCACTGTAGCTAATCGAACATAATAAAACTATACCCCTAATGCGACAATGGACCACACCAAACCGATCCACATCATCGTTACAGACTTCGAACTACGCTTAccgctgtgcgtgtgtgtgtgtgtgtagggctAAACTATACATTGCATGATCGTTTGAGTATAGGATGCGTACAACACTTTCTGATTAGTGTAGATTTGCCCCTCTAGTGATAGTCTGATAACATGGGAGTGatcgctctttctcttccaATGAAATGGGGGTTTGTTTATGTATCAGAATAGGTGTATAGTTCGTACTCACCAAATCATTACTACTACCCATTTGgccaggcacacacacaacagcaggATTCAGTTATCTTCATCTAGCATCATCCCTACGATTTCGGTGGTTTTACGCGCGGTGGCGTTGTGTGGATAatccttttttcattttgtgtttttttttttgtgtatttttggtaACAAACGCTATCGGTATCGAAGATTACTGTTCTCTGCTGCACCTGGAGGATGCTCAATGGATGCGCTGTAGGTTTCTGTGTGCACAGGGAATAGGGTAACGGTTCGTACACGCACAACAACACTGCGGATGTAACGGAGCTAACTAAAGGACGGCATTCATTGCCGAATATGTGCAACACGTCTCGTCAAAACGATTGTTCGATTGTTCTTCGAAAGCGGATgtatgatggtggtggggaaCACCGTGTCGATTGTTCCATGCCTATTATTACGTTCCCCCCATCGAATGGAAGGGCATCTGCATCTTTAAAACGGGGTTTTACGCGCTTTACAGTGACTCTTCGAAGGCGGCCATCAAATCACTTTGCATGTTCATATCGATCTGACCGGCCATCTGGAGTTTGCGCGCCGTTGCAAAAGAGGGTAGAGAGAAAAGGGGAAGAAACAAGATAGTAGTATACACCAATATGCTTACAGATCACTGCTGCAGGAATGATCATGATCATGCATGATCCACTTACCGCTTCTCTTCTTCGACGTTCCTGTTCGAGGCGCCGCAGTTCTGCCCGCTTGGCGGCGGAACGATCTAGCGCATGCGGCGTGGTAGGCGTTCCTCCCGGGGATGGACTACCCTGTGGCGATGTTTTAATCTCTTCCACTACTCTTGGCTGGACGGGTTCAATAGGTAATTTtctgaaaaaatataaaatacgaACATACGAAATCGCTTCAGTGAGTTTTATACAAAATAACGTGTACACGCAAGGAACTACACCAAACAAAATCCTACACAAGGTACACACAACCACATACAACGCACAGCATATAAGATATGTATCCGCGCAAATATAAAACCTACCGTCCATTGTTGATCTCTTCCTGCTTTATCttttgctgctcctgctggcGCTTCAGCTCCTTCTCCGCCTGCTCCTTCTGCGATCGTTtcagctcctgctgctgcatacgatCAAACTTCTCCTTCGCTTTGTTGCGGAACGCCTGGAACGAGTCCATCGACGGTTTCGGCTTGTTCGACGTGGGCGTATTCTGGGGCGACACCGCGGCGGCCAGCGACGACCAGGCACTCTTCGGATCCTGGCCCTTGTTGAACGCGTTCGCCACGTTCCCGCCCTTCACGTCGGCCGGCGGTGGCGTACTGCCCATCTTCTTCTCGTTCGGGTTGATCAGCAAGTCTTCGATCGGTTTCGGCGTCAGCATAAACTTGCCACCGCCTACCCCCGGTTCCTCCTTCTTGATGGCCATCATGTTACCGCCACCGTTGCCGGTTGGCATCATCCCAGGCGGTACTGCTCCGCCCAGGGAGCCGCCGCTGCTGttactgttgttgctgcccgCCTGCGTCAgatcgatcgaacgatcgTGCATTGCGCCGACGTTGCCAGCACTGGCGCCGCTGCCCAGCCCGGCACCGTTACTACTGTTACTTGCACCCGTCATTAGCCCTGCCATGCCCGCCGGGGCACCTCCCGCACCGACCGCATTCGACTGGTGGTATCCtccggcggcagcagcggcggccgcCACTCCCGCCCCCGAACGCATAAAGCTCTGCAGTGGATCGAATATCGAAGGCATGCCACCACCCATCAGCGCACtgttggcggcggcggcggcggcagcagcagccgacgaTGCCATACTGTTCATGACCATTTGGTTCATGCCCGCACCGAGACCCATGCCAGCGCTGGCACCACCGTTCAGCGCCCCGTTGCCATTGAACTCGCTCGCGAAACCGTTGTTGCCGGAGTGCAGCTGGTTCTGCAGGTGCGCCATACACAGATCCATGTTGGCGGACAGCATGCTCGTCGTGAGGTCTTGCTTTAGCGCGGCGGGCATGTCGTTCAGCAGGTTCAGCCCTAGCGGTTCCGCCTTGATCGACTGTTCGAACGAGTTGAGCGTGTGCTCGAGAGGATCAATGAAGCCTCCGCCGAGCCCACCATGCCCGTTGTTGCCGGCAGCACCCCCGAGACGGAACTGTTGATtaagctgttgctgttgctgctgctgctgctgtgcgtgctgcagctgctgttgtGGCTGCTGTTGGGACTGGGTTGCACCTCCATGTaccaactgctgctgttgctgctgtttgctcgCCTGCTGACTTTGCGTCTGCATCTGCAAGGGGGGCTGCGGCAGACCGCCAGCCATACTGGCCAGGTTCGTCATCGCGGCCAGACTCGTCGCAAGCTGGGACGTTGGCGGTAGTCCCAGCATGCTATTGATCAGACCGTTGCTGGCATTCAGTGCACCATCGCTACCGTTCGTGTTGAtaacgttgctgctgctggtggtaatGCCGGACGTTGGTGCGTGGGCCGTAACCGGCACCACCGGGGTAGCGATGCCGTTCGCGCCGAGTGCCGcattttgctgctggtgctgcgtaACAGTGATGGAGTTATTCAAGATAGCACTATTGCCCAGATTATTACTagtactggtggtggtggtggtggtcaaaGCATTATTATTCACAGGTAGCATCGTGctggtagtagtggtggtggtgtttggtgATGGTATGGGAGGTGGTAAAGAGAGTTGGTTGCTGTTACTACTACCGATCGGGTTGGGATTGCCGCTGTTACTATTAGTTCCACTGACGCCGCCGCCCATGCCATTGCTGTTACTGTTTGCCGTACCGCTTGCTGACATCATTAGCGCGTTCGCTAGCGTGTGCGAACCGGCGGCCAtcgtctgctgctgcgctAGTGAAGGAATCTGCAGAAGCGCTGGCACAGAGTCAACCACTGTTGTGGCCGGCGTTTGGGAAAGACCCATCATGCCACCGTACCCAGAtgaaacggcagcagcaatgcttgttgttgctgctggtggattGTTACCGTTGTGACTGCCGGTGGTAGCTGCAATGCCCATGCTCGATGTGGCCCCTCCGGCACCTGAtgaggaggtggaggaggaggtggtaaTAGAGGAGGAGGTTGATGATACCAGCGTGGATGTGGACTGAGATGagtgtggtggtggcggtatGAGTGACTGCTGTAGCTGGTTTGCTGGCGTttgccgatgctgctgctgctgctgatgtgcaGCGAGGTGCACTTGCGGCGGGCCAGCGACTGCGGTCGGGTTTAGGGCACTGCTGCCGTTAGCCGGaggatgttgctgctgctgctgtggctgctgagCGGCGGCGTTCGGGAGAGGTGTGATGGTATTGGAGTTGTTGTtcgtggtagtagtagtggtgttGGAGGTGGTGTTTGTGTAATTGGCGCCAGCACTCGGTAGCAACTGCGATACCGCTGCCGTTGCCGATAGTGTTGATGCGGTGGCTGGAGCAGAGGACTGGAAAATGGATTGTGGGTAAGAAATGACAGTCAATATGCATGCTCTGCCCGCGGGAAGGTTACATGGTAATGAGCGCGCAAAACGATAATTAACTACTTTCAACACGCGGTCAGAGTTTTGGCATCTTCTTAGGGTAATATGGTCTAGTTTATGTTCAACAAActtctttgtttttatccaTTGACATTAGAGCAATGTATTTTCTTTAGATTGGTAATCGCTAAACCAATTTAAGTATTTGTTAAATTTACGATCAAGCATGACGCATACGAATGCTTCCATGCGTTGTGATGCGTCCTGTGTGAAACTATTATTTAGCAATCCTACACGCTTAAGATTTCTGGCACATACGCCTCCTTTTAATACATATACAATAGCAACAACTCAAAACAAGCATAGCATTACAGCATATTTTCAGCGCCGCTCAATGTTAATACATTTATTTGACGGCGCGCATGAACCGCACACTACTTACCGTATTAGCCGGATTGTTCCCTCCAGATCCCATGGGGGAGGAGgaatccttcttcttcttgcgagGTGGTCGCCCTCCAGCTTCTGCAACACAAAGGAACGTTTAATAATCGTACGAAACCATGACCATGTACCCCAACAAAGCTCAGATTCTCAACAATTCTGGAATCGTTCtttgctttccttccttccgtgtCAATAAATACCTGCGCTGTGCTACCCAAAACCGAACACCACCCCTACACACGGGGTGTGTCATGTAGATTAGGTAGCACACGTGTTCCCTTGATCTCGCGTGCTTATTGATCGGAAGTTGATGCTTCAACAAATTTCTCGCTGTGTGTATTAATTCGGCGATGCGGCGTGTTTTGAGCTATTTAAGCCATCGTACGGATAGCATTCGATAACAAGAAGGACAACAACCACAAATGTGTGCATACTACACCACACCATAATATAGCGGAGCAGCCAACAATCGATATATACGTTTTAACAATTCATTCGCGGGGGGGCCAGACAGGAGAGGAAACAGAGATAGCGCGATCTAAATAATACAGAGAGTGCAGGgcgcaaaagcaaaaccaccaaaaCCCATACGGTTTCACAAAGTCTTCCCCCACGCGAACACAACCTGTTGATCTTTCGTGTAAAATAATCTCACCGACAGTGAAGAGCTGCGCATGTAGCattttacttttcattttttttattacttatatatattcttttctttttgtagttTCAAGTTTTACGATTATAATGCTTGATTTGCCATTTATGTTTtagttgtgttgttgttgtttttttttgtctgtttttcttttaatgcaATTTTAGTTCTGCTTATTTTATATGGTCAATCCTCTTTACATCGCATCTGCCAGTTGTGTGTACGTTATACTTTTCAATTTAACCAACGCAAATTGGTGCTGAAACTGAACCCATTATTACCGCTGCAACTGCTCATCGTTTCTGATCGTTGATGTATTTTATGAGGAAAATACTTGAAgaggcaaatttcaaatgtttatttttttctaacttTTCGTTCGCTAGTGTGTCCCCTTCTCTTTTACCTGCACTGCGCGCATTgtcagccaaaaaaaaaaagacgttaACGCTATTGTATCAATCATTTTGTGTCGAAATTTGTAATCATACTTTCCATCTCTCCTTCCACCAAACTAGCGATCTTTTGTGTATGAGATTGAATGATCCTCTCTCCTCGCAACTATTATATACGTTTTACACCAAAGTTGATTCGCGCTGGCACaaatcagttttttgtttcatatatttttaacTGTTGTTTAATGCAAGTATTCTGTTTATCTATGATTTtcgtgcttttctttttctagttGAACTATTATCTAacactttctctcgctctctcgctctttctctctccctgaCTCTCGTCGTGTGTTAGTTACAACACCACTGCTCGTGATAATAGTGTTAAtaagttttccttttttttcttaatgcCTGTGGTGTGTGTTATGGTGCAATATGATCAATGGAAAACCAGAACAGCACGCAGATAAATGCAAAAGTCTGCGCGTTATGCCTTCTGCAGCAAGAGACTTCATCTTACAATGTTTGTAGTTGTATCAGTTATTTAGCGCAAACACTGAAGAACGTAACATACAcatgaagagaaagagagagagagaagagggTGTTGATTTTGTGGCGTATTATTTAATCATTTCGTTATAGTTATATGAGTTCTACATGACTACCTTACGCAAGTATTATGAATGTGTACTGTCACAAAGCAACACCATATACATTTTAACCGGGACCCAATGCCTTGGTAGCTCTGGGAACTACGTACCGTTTGTTGCAGCGTGCattatgttttgttgcattatttttgCAACTTTACCTACATCGTATCTTGCAACAAAAACTCGAATCGCATTTGAACGGCCATGGCAAAACAACACTCTTTCAATTAAACATTCTCTGTCACTGTGTGTTTCGACGATCATTACCGGCATGGACAACATGGGAGTAAGTTCTTCGTTCATTACACGTTTCTTTTTCCTGACTTTACTTGCTTGTCTCATGCTTATGCCGCCTCGATCAACAATGAACGGACAGGTTTGAACAGGACGACTTCaaatactcacacacaaacacacacatattttcCAGGTTGTTTCAGTACAGGCATTTATAATCCAGAAGATGTAAATTACATGGTTGCGCTAGACAGCGCTGCTTCTGCTATTTATCGTTCGTACATTTCCCTCCTAGCATGAAGTGTGCACCCTATATGTTAATATTTCGCTATGGTTTGTTCAAGGGATGGGTGTTTGTGATCCTTGTTGTCCCACACAGCGCTATTTGCAACTGCTAAGCTACCATTAATGCTACAAACTGCGCCATTTCATCATGTATAGCGTGTCACACTATTAGCTGTATAGATGGAAGTAATGGGAAAAACATCATTGCAAAGAAATCAAAACCAGCTTCTATGCCCTATGTACGATTGATCTACTGTCGATTGCATACCTGTTTCTCTGTTGTGCTTAGTGACTTCTTTACCGGCGTGTGTTTGCTAATATATCgtctttgtttgtgtttagcaTTTCCTGTTGAAAGCTAGACCAACATACACATGGGATTGAACTCAATCATGGTGAAAATACACCGGGGCAGAACAATAACCACAGCATATGAGATGAAAGTACAACAGTAAGACAATGAAAACGCACATCATTTGCTTGTTATTCACAAAGCTGACAGACGTAGACAGTGTGTAACGTAAATCAAGAGACAGAGGCAATACGTGAAAACACATTAATtaagaaaattaagaaaaacacattaataTAAACCGTTccaccattttgtttttccttgccCTACTCTCTACCTTCGGTAATGCCTGTTGACATGTGTATATTGCAGTGCGCGGCTATTATACGTCCTAAccagcaataacaacaaaaatgataatatttACTTCGGGGAGGGGTGTAGCATAAAACGAACGCAAGCGAAACTTAAAATTTACggtaaaaacaacacaaacatctCACCTCTCCAATGGATGTAACAAGAACAACATATTTAGAATagcttttgtttctgttcACAACATATTCGCGCTCTCTTTCACGTGCAAACAATGTGTAATGGGTTTTGGCATTGCCGACAGCCGAATCGTCGATCCTCATTCATTTCTCTCCAATAGGTATTACTGTTATTAGCGAAACGAAATATTgctttgtttccattttatcAACACTTTCTTTTGCGGTTCAAGTTCATGTGAGATGGCTTTTGCAAATGTTAAACAATTATTCGGGTATCCACTCAGTACCACACAACACAGACATGACCTGTTATGTCATGTATTTGCAACAGACCTTTGGAATAATATTGGATATATTGAAAAACGTACAACAAACTGTGCATATTCAGCGATCGATTGTTACATATACTCACTACTGTCCTCTTTCGTCAACCAACACGCCCTAAATTGtgcatttcatttgtttaGGCAATTGTAGGCGATGTGTTTTTAAAAACTCAATGCAATAGTACTCTttcaaggattttttttatattttgagctccagtagtgatgggaaataGCTTACAGAGGTAcggaaaaaattaaatacatttcTGATATTCTCTATGTTTTCATCCTTTGCTCATCATTCGTCGTCATATcaacgataataaataaaacaaatttacaaCATGCTTTCCtacaaacattattttaacatgTTACACATTGTCTGCATTGAACTAttgaatcgttttttttttctctctctctctctcttttttactAACACAACGTTTTGTATGGCTCTTTCTTTAcccattttatttaaataattttcctttCTACACAAAGTATTTTTCCAGTTCTGTTTCACAGGTTCAGCAATCTGGGGTCAAATGATGCACCGGTAGTATGTGCAATGCGATAGTGTTGTGACGGAACTCAACTCGTCGTAGTCTTTATTTGCATAAACCTTTCCTCATattaatttgcataaaacaGAACAGATGACAACAAAGATTCGTTTCACAAATAAGCAAAACCAGCTCCAGTTGATTCAAGCTACATAGCGGGCATTCTCCATCTCAATGATCGTATGTGTGGTTCAACAATGACGATCAACGAACTGGTAAGATCGATGTCAGCAAACCGATCAACAAGCAGCGAACATACGAGTAGCGAACATGCCCTTTACCTCGCTATTCGCTATGTATTAATCCCTACCAAAACATGTGTACTGTACTCTATGCTGCATGTTAAATAGCAAGAAAGCAGGATCTAACTGGCAAACGTCAATCAGGACAATGGAGGATACATAATCGTTAtaatccaaaaaaaaatacacacatacatgatcgattgttttgttttgctagcATTTTATCTATTGCCCTGTCGAAACGGCACATTTATCTACTTTGCAATAATTGGACCAGGATTGAACACCCTTTTTGCTAAATAGCATAATCGTATTCTGATCTGTAtaagagtggtggtggtaaaacAGAATTTACAGTAAACACATACCTTTTCTACGCATTTGGAAGTTCTGGTGTAGCACACGGTAGTTCAATTTAGAGAAAAACAGGTTGTTAACATGCGTTCGCGCGGATCGAAcagttttcttcttttcctctcctgttctctttttctcacttgctgtctctcactctcactttctctctttctctctcttattgTGGTATTTAGTCTTCATGTTTGAGCTGCTATTTTGCATCTTTACATTTAAGCATAAGCGAACAACATTACACTGCCGCCGTACGCGAATCGCGAAGGGAAACGGATGGACTGAGACACGATTTGATTTGTTGGCTGCCCCACCGCATTACACATTAAACACACGAGAAATTTGTTGAAGATTTgttgaaaagcaaaataaaaggtAACATAAAGGAGAATACAATGACAAATATTATCATATCTGGATGTGCATATACAATAAGATCGAGGTTCGATACACGATAATCCTACATACGCGCGCACATACTGGCGTATGTATATGCACTTCGTCATATGCAATCACTAACGTTACGGTTATACGCTATTGGAGGGTTTACTGATTTGAAAAATAACtataaaacataaatcatgGTGAAAATATACCAACTGAGCAAGATCTGATCCAAACCCCGTCAGTAGGTAGGTACACGTCCTAAATCTATaccaaaataataatgaacaaaaaaaaaactttcatcAGATTAGTCTTTCGGAATAGTAAAGATAGATCATACTATCAATTGGTTAGGCTACCTAATCTGTTCGTTTAGTTACTACACCTTCCTCAAAATGTTTCGAGTTCGTTGATTAGCTGCCGCCAATtccccttcctttttttgccgcAACCACGCGCGTCTCACATTGCAAGGCCGTAACGGAAGCTGTATATAACTTGTTTAAGAACCCAACTATTCTCTTCAACACTGTTAGGCCATCTGCTGAAAACTATTGTTCTCTGTCTCTCAATTTACGTCTTCAAACTAAACCTTCGATGGAAACCAAAATGCCATGACTTTTGCATGGTAAATTCAAACTTTCATCCTAAACGTGCGTTTATAGACACCCGGCCATTTACGCAGTACACTGTTTATCATATCCGCCGCCGTGTACGCGGGCCAGTGTTTCTAATGTGTTATGTGCACGCACATGTTTCGATTGTACATGCATTGTTAAACGCATCAAGATGGGCAGCAAGCCAAGTTGTAATTGAAAGACGA contains:
- the LOC120898122 gene encoding homeotic protein female sterile-like isoform X1, whose amino-acid sequence is MWSENYYDLCANEEFGFRLSPDTMQQGSGSSTPSAAPASVVPPAPATVDSMDEPPPRNEPVVEPVNGIVQPPVMPPPERPGRLTNQLHFLLRTVMKAVWKHQFSWPFQQPVDAKKLNLPDYHKIIKQPMDLGTIKKRLENNYYWTSKECIQDFNTMFTNCYVYNKPGEDVVVMAQTLEKLFLTKVSLMPKDETEMEVQQPKGGKKKPRSLAPPGTLVGNTSVTGAAAAAGVAPNAAIVAGANAVAVAAAAAAAARARPGSALGAAVSSSVPPLSAVPPGMGAASTVVAPSVPPIGTMPPQTVPGSTNTTTTAGPNAAVAALTAAAAAVAAVNTPHNAMGNPIGAPVVSKPSAPTNPPYMVNSSQPGLDTVLPPQQPAKVKKGVKRKADTTTPTATVFDPHYGTPMDSNAAKIATRRESGRQDIAPYQTSAYPMSPMAHQGSSSSQYPPKNKEKLSDALKSCNEILKELFSKKHSGYAWPFYKPVDAELLGLHDYHDIIKKPMDLGTVKRKMDNREYKSAPEFAADVRLIFTNCYKYNPPDHDVVAMGRKLQDVFEMRLANIPDEPVNNVAPHHQCKESEPSSSSDSNDSDEESESDEECAQKLKLLEKQLFEMQERMRKLTEEALLKKKQKKKSKDKKKSSVAGPGGAAGGGASDIKGMMDPHAGLSMPHGPGKAMHQMAGVMGQPPMGGSGAAPVMPAAATKAKAKGQRAPKAGGVAGGAASNAPAKRAKNAGAAGGTSAPRAPNKKKASQNVSNFDSEEEDTAKPMSYDEKRQLSLDINKLPGDKLGRVVHIIQSREPSLRDSNPDEIEIDFETLKPSTLRELESYVASCLRKKTRKPYYKKVSGKSKEEQMTEKKQELEKRLQDVTGQLGTGKKNAKKDEANKQDVAPSGGNMSSSSSSSDSSSSSSSDSSSSDSSDSEAEAGGRPPRKKKKDSSSPMGSGGNNPANTSSAPATASTLSATAAVSQLLPSAGANYTNTTSNTTTTTTNNNSNTITPLPNAAAQQPQQQQQHPPANGSSALNPTAVAGPPQVHLAAHQQQQQHRQTPANQLQQSLIPPPPHSSQSTSTLVSSTSSSITTSSSTSSSGAGGATSSMGIAATTGSHNGNNPPAATTSIAAAVSSGYGGMMGLSQTPATTVVDSVPALLQIPSLAQQQTMAAGSHTLANALMMSASGTANSNSNGMGGGVSGTNSNSGNPNPIGSSNSNQLSLPPPIPSPNTTTTTTSTMLPVNNNALTTTTTTSTSNNLGNSAILNNSITVTQHQQQNAALGANGIATPVVPVTAHAPTSGITTSSSNVINTNGSDGALNASNGLINSMLGLPPTSQLATSLAAMTNLASMAGGLPQPPLQMQTQSQQASKQQQQQQLVHGGATQSQQQPQQQLQHAQQQQQQQQQLNQQFRLGGAAGNNGHGGLGGGFIDPLEHTLNSFEQSIKAEPLGLNLLNDMPAALKQDLTTSMLSANMDLCMAHLQNQLHSGNNGFASEFNGNGALNGGASAGMGLGAGMNQMVMNSMASSAAAAAAAAANSALMGGGMPSIFDPLQSFMRSGAGVAAAAAAAGGYHQSNAVGAGGAPAGMAGLMTGASNSSNGAGLGSGASAGNVGAMHDRSIDLTQAGSNNSNSSGGSLGGAVPPGMMPTGNGGGNMMAIKKEEPGVGGGKFMLTPKPIEDLLINPNEKKMGSTPPPADVKGGNVANAFNKGQDPKSAWSSLAAAVSPQNTPTSNKPKPSMDSFQAFRNKAKEKFDRMQQQELKRSQKEQAEKELKRQQEQQKIKQEEINNGRKLPIEPVQPRVVEEIKTSPQGSPSPGGTPTTPHALDRSAAKRAELRRLEQERRRREAMAGQIDMNMQSDLMAAFEESL